A section of the Lynx canadensis isolate LIC74 chromosome A1, mLynCan4.pri.v2, whole genome shotgun sequence genome encodes:
- the PGBD2 gene encoding piggyBac transposable element-derived protein 2: MASTSSNPTVGRDASSKLKSMKLLEVLNALEEEGPSHRREEIFIAPPDNASGDFTDEDSGDEDGQRGSHVPGSVLHASVVPEDSGTEKEDDDLQPPPAMKRQKAVVEPQRVWIKRDIQPSFRSWTPSDPHIEDLKSQELSPVGLFELFFDEGTINFIVNETNRYAWQKNVNLGLTAQELKCVLGILILSGYISYPRRRMFWETSPDSHHHLVADAIRRDRFELIFSYLHFADNNELDESDRFAKVRPLIVRMNCNFQKHAPLEEFYSFGESMCEYFGHRGSKQLPAGKPMRLGYKIWCGTTSRGYLVWFEPSQGTLFTKSDRGLDLGGSMVVKFVDALQERGCLPYHIFFDKVFTSVKLMSILRKKGVKATGTVREYRTERCPLKDPKELKKMKRGSFDYKVDESEEIIVCRWHDSSVVNICSNAVGIEPVELTSHHSGIAKTRTQVHQPSLVKLYQEKVGGVSRMDQNIAKYKVKIRGMKWYSSFIGYVIDAALNNAWQLHRICSHDAQVDLLAFRRYVACVYLESNADMSSQGRRSRRLETESRFDMIGHWIVHQDKRTRCALCHSQTNTRCEKCQKGVHAKCFREYHIR, from the coding sequence CAATCCCACTGTTGGGAGAGATGCCAGTTCAAAGCTCAAGTCCATGAAGCTACTTGAGGTTCTGAATGCATTGGAGGAGGAGGGTCCTAGCCACCGCAGGGAAGAGATCTTCATTGCACCACCTGACAATGCCTCAGGGGATTTCACTGATGAGGACTCAGGTGATGAAGATGGCCAGCGAGGCTCCCATGTGCCCGGTAGTGTGCTGCATGCCTCTGTTGTACCTGAGGACTCTGGCACTGAGAAGGAGGATGACGACCTGCAGCCACCACCAGCCATGAAGAGGCAGAAGGCAGTAGTGGAACCTCAGCGTGTTTGGATCAAAAGAGATATCCAACCCAGCTTCCGCAGCTGGACTCCATCAGATCCCCATATAGAGGATCTCAAAAGCCAGGAACTGAGTCCTGTAGGCctatttgagttgttttttgaTGAAGGaactattaattttattgttaatGAAACCAATCGTTATGCTTGGCAAAAAAATGTCAACCTTGGGCTCACAGCCCAGGAATTAAAGTGTGTTTTGGGAATTTTGATTTTAAGTGGGTATATATCCTATCCAAGGAGAAGGATGTTTTGGGAAACATCTCCTGATTCACATCATCATCTTGTGGCTGATGCAATTAGAAGGGACAGATTTGAACTGATCTTTTCATACCTGCATTTTGCGGATAATAATGAGCTGGATGAAAGTGATAGGTTTGCCAAGGTCAGGCCTCTCATTGTCCGAATGAATTGCAATTTCCAGAAGCACGCACCCTTGGAAGAGTTCTACAGCTTTGGTGAGTCCATGTGTGAATACTTTGGACACCGGGGATCCAAGCAGCTGCCAGCAGGGAAACCCATGCGTCTGGGCTACAAGATCTGGTGTGGGACAACCAGCAGGGGCTATCTGGTGTGGTTTGAGCCCTCACAGGGCACACTGTTCACCAAGTCAGACAGGGGCTTAGACTTAGGAGGTAGTATGGTGGTAAAATTTGTGGATGCTCTTCAGGAACGTGGCTGTTTGCCATACCACATATTTTTTGACAAGGTTTTTACAAGTGTCAAACTCATGTCCATTTTGAGGAAAAAGGGGGTGAAGGCCACAGGAACTGTTCGTGAATACAGGACTGAGCGATGTCCCCTCAAAGATCCCAAAGaacttaagaaaatgaagaggggTTCATTTGATTATAAAGTTGATGAGAGTGAGGAGATTATCGTGTGCCGCTGGCATGATAGCAGTGTGGTTAACATCTGCTCTAATGCTGTGGGCATAGAGCCAGTGGAGCTGACCAGCCATCATTCAGGAATAGCCAAAACACGGACCCAAGTCCATCAACCATCCCTGGTGAAGCTGTACCAGGAGAAAGTGGGGGGTGTCAGCCGGATGGACCAGAATATTGCCAAATACAAGGTAAAGATCCGGGGCATGAAGTGGTACTCAAGCTTCATTGGCTATGTCATTGATGCTGCCCTCAATAATGCTTGGCAACTACACAGGATCTGCAGCCATGATGCCCAGGTAGACCTCCTGGCCTTCCGGAGATATGTGGCCTGTGTGTACCTAGAGAGCAATGCTGACATGTCCTCCCAAGGGAGGCGAAGCAGACGGCTGGAAACTGAGAGCCGCTTTGACATGATTGGTCACTGGATCGTCCACCAGGACAAGAGGACTCGGTGTGCCCTTTGCCACTCGCAGACCAACACCCGCTGCGAGAAATGCCAGAAGGGTGTCCATGCCAAGTGTTTCAGGGAGTACCACATTCGGTGA